A part of Streptomyces sp. NBC_00557 genomic DNA contains:
- a CDS encoding aldehyde dehydrogenase family protein gives MSDHASISGSAARRLSVFKTYKLYVGGKFPRSESGRVYEVTDPKGNWLANAPQSSRKDARDAVVAARKAFGGWSGATAYNRGQVLYRVAEMLEGRRDQFVREVADAEGLSKSKAAGVVDATVDRWVWYAGWTDKIAQVTGGANPVAGPFFNLSSPEPTGVVAVLAPQESSLLGLVSVVAPVIATGNTAVVVASEKAPLPALSLAEVLATSDVPGGVVNVLSGRTAEIAAPLAAHQDVNAIDLAGADEELAKELEIAAADNLKRVLRPQAVDYFETPGIERMTAFLETKTVWHPTGSLGAGGSSY, from the coding sequence ATGTCTGATCACGCATCAATCAGCGGCTCCGCCGCGCGGCGCCTGAGCGTCTTCAAGACCTACAAGCTGTACGTCGGCGGGAAGTTCCCGCGTTCCGAGAGCGGCCGGGTGTACGAGGTGACGGACCCCAAGGGCAACTGGCTGGCCAACGCACCGCAGTCGAGCCGCAAGGACGCGCGTGACGCGGTCGTGGCGGCGCGCAAGGCGTTCGGCGGCTGGTCCGGGGCGACGGCGTACAACCGCGGCCAGGTCCTGTACCGCGTCGCGGAGATGCTGGAGGGCCGCAGGGACCAGTTCGTCCGCGAAGTGGCCGACGCCGAAGGGCTGTCGAAGTCGAAGGCCGCCGGGGTCGTGGACGCGACCGTCGACCGCTGGGTCTGGTACGCGGGCTGGACCGACAAGATCGCCCAGGTGACCGGCGGCGCCAACCCGGTCGCGGGCCCCTTCTTCAACCTGTCCTCCCCCGAGCCGACGGGTGTGGTCGCCGTACTGGCCCCGCAGGAGTCGTCGCTCCTCGGGCTGGTTTCCGTCGTCGCTCCGGTGATCGCCACGGGCAACACCGCCGTCGTGGTGGCCAGCGAGAAGGCGCCGCTGCCGGCCCTGTCCCTGGCCGAGGTGCTGGCCACCTCCGACGTGCCGGGCGGCGTGGTCAACGTCCTGTCCGGCCGTACCGCGGAGATCGCGGCCCCGCTGGCCGCGCACCAGGACGTCAACGCGATCGATCTCGCGGGTGCGGACGAGGAACTGGCCAAGGAGCTGGAGATCGCCGCGGCCGACAACCTCAAGCGCGTTCTGCGTCCACAGGCTGTGGATTACTTCGAGACGCCGGGCATCGAACGGATGACGGCGTTCCTGGAGACGAAGACGGTGTGGCACCCGACGGGGTCGCTGGGAGCCGGCGGTTCTTCGTACTGA
- a CDS encoding uridine kinase family protein, translating to MSLHPPSPARVVLLCGPSGSGKSLVAARSGLPVLRLDDFYKEAGDPTLPLVEGSSDIDWDHPESWDADVAVEAITRLCATGSTPVPVYDIALSARTGEKTLHIGRTPVFIAEGIFAAEIVERCRERGVLADALCLTRGPVVTFRRRFLRDLKEGRKSVPFLLRRGWRLMRAERSIVARQVSLGAHPCDRDEALGRLAAAVGRQVRRQTVA from the coding sequence GTGAGCCTTCATCCCCCGTCTCCCGCCCGTGTCGTGCTGCTGTGCGGCCCCTCGGGCTCGGGCAAGTCCCTCGTCGCCGCCCGTTCCGGACTTCCCGTCCTGCGTCTGGACGACTTCTACAAGGAGGCCGGCGACCCGACTCTGCCCCTGGTGGAGGGGAGTTCGGACATCGACTGGGACCACCCGGAGTCGTGGGACGCGGACGTCGCGGTCGAGGCCATCACGCGGCTGTGCGCGACCGGTTCGACGCCGGTGCCGGTGTACGACATCGCGCTGAGCGCCCGTACCGGCGAGAAGACGCTGCACATCGGCCGTACCCCGGTGTTCATCGCGGAGGGCATCTTCGCCGCGGAGATCGTCGAGCGCTGCCGGGAGCGGGGCGTGCTGGCGGACGCGCTGTGCCTGACCCGCGGGCCGGTCGTCACCTTCCGCCGGCGGTTCCTGCGGGATCTGAAGGAGGGCCGCAAGTCGGTGCCGTTCCTGCTGCGCCGGGGCTGGCGGCTGATGCGCGCGGAGCGGTCCATCGTCGCCCGTCAGGTGTCGCTGGGCGCCCATCCGTGCGACCGCGACGAGGCACTGGGGCGGCTCGCGGCAGCGGTGGGGCGGCAGGTGCGCCGGCAGACGGTGGCGTGA
- a CDS encoding SigE family RNA polymerase sigma factor: MNTLHSISTSAVVTRLHDVHRGSEKSGAEGGPSRASVFERGGGRGCARGTGRQPAGFMTVVDAHTGEAHGGSAYREDSGEQRRSLTEAEFTAYVQERRASLYATAYHLTGDRFEAEDLLQSALFSTYKAWERISDKAAVGGYLRRTMTNLHISAWRRRKLNEYPTEELPETASDTDAMRGTELRAVLWQALARLPELQRTMLVLRYYEGRTDPEIADILGISVGTVKSSIWRSLRRLREDEVLSFGRDEENAFGELVA; this comes from the coding sequence ATGAACACGCTGCACAGCATCAGCACCAGCGCAGTGGTCACGCGTCTGCACGATGTGCACCGGGGATCCGAGAAGTCCGGTGCCGAGGGGGGTCCCTCCCGCGCGAGCGTGTTCGAGCGCGGGGGAGGGCGGGGGTGCGCTCGCGGCACCGGGCGTCAGCCCGCCGGGTTCATGACGGTGGTTGACGCGCACACGGGGGAAGCACACGGGGGAAGCGCGTACAGGGAGGACTCGGGGGAGCAGCGCCGTTCCCTGACGGAGGCGGAGTTCACCGCCTACGTCCAGGAGCGCCGCGCCTCCCTGTACGCCACCGCGTACCACCTGACCGGGGACCGCTTCGAGGCCGAGGACCTGCTGCAGAGCGCGCTGTTCTCGACGTACAAGGCGTGGGAGCGGATCAGCGACAAGGCGGCGGTCGGGGGCTATCTCCGCCGCACCATGACGAACCTGCACATCAGCGCGTGGCGCCGCCGCAAGCTGAACGAGTACCCGACCGAGGAACTGCCGGAGACGGCCTCCGACACGGACGCGATGCGCGGCACCGAGCTGCGCGCGGTCCTGTGGCAGGCGCTGGCCCGGCTGCCCGAGCTCCAGCGCACCATGCTGGTCCTGCGCTACTACGAGGGCCGTACGGACCCGGAGATCGCGGACATCCTCGGCATCAGCGTCGGCACGGTGAAGTCCAGCATCTGGCGGTCGCTCCGCCGGCTGCGCGAGGACGAGGTCCTCAGCTTCGGCCGTGACGAGGAGAACGCCTTCGGCGAACTGGTCGCCTGA
- the afsQ1 gene encoding two-component system response regulator AfsQ1 encodes MPSLLLIEDDDAIRTALELSLTRQGHRVATAASGEDGLKLLREQRPDLIVLDVMLPGIDGFEVCRRIRRTDQLPIILLTARSDDIDVVVGLESGADDYVVKPVQGRVLDARIRAVLRRGERESSDSATFGNLVIDRSAMTVTKNGEDLQLTPTELRLLLELSRRPGQALSRQQLLRLVWEHDYLGDSRLVDACVQRLRAKVEDVPSSPTLIRTVRGVGYRLDAPQ; translated from the coding sequence GTGCCTTCCCTGTTGCTGATCGAGGACGACGACGCCATCCGCACGGCCCTGGAGCTCTCCCTGACGCGCCAGGGACACCGGGTGGCGACCGCTGCCAGCGGAGAGGACGGTCTGAAGCTGCTGCGCGAGCAGCGGCCCGACCTGATCGTGCTGGACGTGATGCTGCCCGGCATCGACGGTTTCGAGGTGTGCCGGCGTATCCGGCGCACCGACCAGCTGCCGATCATCCTGCTGACCGCGCGCAGTGACGACATCGACGTGGTGGTCGGGCTGGAGTCCGGCGCCGACGACTACGTGGTCAAGCCGGTGCAGGGCCGGGTGCTGGACGCCCGGATCCGGGCCGTGCTGCGGCGCGGGGAGCGCGAGTCCAGCGACTCGGCGACGTTCGGCAACCTCGTCATCGACCGGTCGGCGATGACCGTGACGAAGAACGGCGAGGACCTGCAGCTGACCCCGACCGAGCTCAGGCTGCTGCTGGAGCTGAGCCGGCGGCCCGGTCAGGCGCTGTCGAGGCAGCAGCTGCTGCGGCTGGTGTGGGAGCACGACTACCTCGGCGACTCGCGCCTGGTGGACGCCTGTGTGCAGCGGCTGCGCGCCAAGGTCGAGGACGTGCCGTCGTCCCCGACCCTGATCCGTACCGTCCGTGGTGTCGGCTACCGCCTGGACGCGCCTCAGTGA
- a CDS encoding HAMP domain-containing sensor histidine kinase, translated as MTDTQGGLRGWSARRRGSLSRLRFTSLRLRLVVVFALVALTAAVSASGIAYWLNREAVLTRAQDAVLHDFRQEMQNRAGALPAHPTQDQLQRAAGQMAAGGQHFSVLLVGQDADGRPVYGNSGGINGFSLEDVPRSLRAAVNKRQKVTDSNKEPYHLYWQRVVQHGTPYLVAGTRVIGGGPTGYMAKSLEPEAKDLNSLAWSLGIATGLALIGAALLAQAAATTVLKPVHRLGVAARRLGEGRLDTRLRVSGTDELADLSRTFNNAAEALEKRVAEMAARDEASRRFVADMSHELRTPLTAITAVTEVLEEELDSESGGIDPMIEPAVRLVVSETRRLNDLVENLMEVTRFDAGTARLVLDDVDIADQITACIDARAWLDAVELDAERGIHARLDPRRLDVILANLIGNALKHGGSPVRVSVRVADEDLVIQVRDHGPGIPEDVLPHVFDRFYKASASRPRSEGSGLGLSIAMENARIHGGRLTAANSPDGGAVFTLRLPRDASRLTEEAGETARNDTSDSDRGPGKEGS; from the coding sequence GTGACCGACACGCAAGGGGGGCTGCGCGGCTGGTCCGCGCGGCGCAGGGGAAGTCTGTCGCGGCTGAGGTTCACCAGTCTGCGGCTGCGGCTGGTCGTCGTCTTCGCGCTGGTGGCCCTCACGGCCGCCGTGTCGGCGTCCGGCATCGCCTACTGGCTGAACCGGGAGGCGGTGCTCACCCGCGCCCAGGACGCGGTGCTGCACGACTTCCGGCAGGAGATGCAGAACCGCGCGGGCGCCCTGCCCGCGCACCCCACGCAGGACCAACTCCAGCGTGCGGCGGGCCAGATGGCGGCCGGCGGCCAGCACTTCAGCGTGCTCCTGGTCGGCCAGGACGCCGACGGCAGACCGGTGTACGGCAACTCGGGCGGGATCAACGGCTTCTCGCTGGAGGACGTGCCCAGGTCGCTGCGTGCCGCCGTGAACAAGCGGCAGAAGGTCACCGACAGCAACAAGGAGCCGTACCACCTGTACTGGCAGCGGGTGGTGCAGCACGGCACGCCGTATCTGGTGGCCGGCACGCGCGTGATCGGCGGCGGTCCGACCGGCTACATGGCCAAGTCGCTGGAGCCGGAGGCGAAGGACCTCAACTCGCTGGCCTGGTCGCTGGGCATCGCCACCGGTCTCGCGCTGATCGGCGCCGCGCTGCTCGCACAGGCCGCCGCCACGACCGTGCTGAAGCCGGTGCACCGGCTGGGGGTGGCCGCGCGACGGCTCGGCGAGGGCAGGCTGGACACGCGGCTGCGGGTGTCGGGGACCGACGAACTGGCCGATCTGTCCCGGACGTTCAACAACGCGGCCGAGGCGCTGGAGAAGCGGGTGGCGGAGATGGCCGCCCGGGACGAGGCCTCGCGCCGGTTCGTCGCCGACATGAGCCATGAGCTGCGGACTCCGCTGACCGCCATCACCGCGGTGACGGAGGTGCTGGAGGAGGAGCTGGACTCCGAGTCCGGCGGCATCGACCCGATGATCGAGCCCGCGGTGCGGCTGGTGGTCAGCGAGACGCGGCGGCTGAACGACCTGGTCGAGAACCTGATGGAGGTCACCCGCTTCGACGCGGGCACCGCCCGGCTCGTCCTGGACGACGTCGACATCGCCGACCAGATCACCGCCTGCATCGACGCCCGCGCCTGGCTGGACGCGGTCGAGCTGGACGCCGAGCGCGGCATCCACGCCCGGCTCGACCCGCGCCGCCTGGACGTCATCCTCGCCAACCTGATCGGCAACGCGCTCAAGCACGGCGGATCGCCGGTGCGGGTGTCGGTCCGGGTGGCCGACGAGGACCTGGTGATCCAGGTCCGCGACCACGGGCCCGGCATCCCCGAGGACGTCCTGCCGCACGTCTTCGACCGCTTCTACAAGGCGAGCGCCTCCCGGCCGCGCTCCGAGGGCAGCGGGCTGGGCCTGTCCATCGCCATGGAGAACGCCCGCATCCACGGCGGCCGGCTCACCGCCGCCAACTCGCCCGACGGCGGAGCGGTGTTCACCCTGCGGCTGCCACGGGACGCCTCCCGGCTGACGGAAGAGGCCGGCGAGACGGCGAGGAACGACACGTCCGACAGCGACCGCGGTCCCGGAAAGGAGGGGTCATGA
- a CDS encoding VanZ family protein, protein MQRQGSIGGSAAIRVRVTGGVLLVAHLALVAWLMLRPLDVPWVAPANVHPLAGIRADLALGWPRALRPLGEGLALLAPLGVLLPMAHGRLDASPLGSLVRTTAAGALVSTGIALLQTGVPGRVVDVDSLLLNTVGVALAHLAVVPAVRARLRRREMRPGGPAEPSVTVPEELPQGRTPTIPRVGIAP, encoded by the coding sequence GTGCAGCGTCAAGGCTCCATCGGCGGCAGCGCCGCGATCCGTGTCCGGGTGACGGGGGGTGTCCTCCTCGTCGCCCACCTCGCCCTCGTCGCCTGGCTGATGCTGCGGCCGCTGGACGTCCCCTGGGTGGCGCCCGCCAACGTGCACCCCCTCGCCGGTATCCGGGCCGACCTGGCCCTGGGCTGGCCGCGGGCCCTCAGACCTCTCGGCGAGGGCCTGGCCCTGCTCGCCCCGCTGGGCGTGCTGCTGCCGATGGCCCACGGCAGGCTCGACGCCTCCCCGCTCGGTTCCCTGGTCCGTACGACCGCGGCAGGCGCCCTGGTCTCCACCGGCATCGCCCTGCTGCAGACCGGTGTGCCCGGCAGGGTGGTGGACGTCGACTCGCTGCTGCTGAACACCGTGGGCGTGGCGCTGGCCCACCTGGCCGTCGTACCGGCGGTCCGCGCCCGGCTGCGCCGCCGCGAGATGCGGCCGGGCGGCCCGGCGGAGCCGTCCGTCACCGTGCCGGAGGAGCTGCCTCAGGGGCGTACCCCGACGATTCCCAGGGTCGGGATCGCCCCCTAG
- a CDS encoding PspC domain-containing protein: MSALARPTHGRMIGGVCAALARRFGTSATTMRVIFLLSCLLPGPQFLVYIALWILLPSEDKARTAW, from the coding sequence ATGTCCGCCCTTGCCCGCCCCACCCACGGCCGCATGATCGGCGGCGTCTGCGCCGCGCTGGCACGGCGCTTCGGCACCTCCGCGACGACGATGCGGGTGATCTTCCTGCTGTCCTGCCTGCTGCCGGGCCCGCAGTTCCTGGTCTACATAGCGCTGTGGATCCTGCTGCCGTCCGAGGACAAGGCGCGCACCGCCTGGTGA
- a CDS encoding ATP-binding protein, whose translation MKQSAAKTLGVAALGAAFAAVGAGAANAAPAVPDAGQATQALGGVARTLPAENVSRAVPGATEALTQGQGAVGSGLAAAQPAVKNVLAKGPTAPVARLLGGLPLHHTGLPTHGVPLNGLPLG comes from the coding sequence ATGAAGCAGTCTGCTGCCAAGACCCTCGGTGTCGCCGCTCTCGGCGCCGCCTTCGCCGCCGTCGGCGCGGGCGCGGCCAACGCGGCCCCGGCCGTCCCGGACGCCGGCCAGGCCACGCAGGCCCTGGGCGGCGTCGCCCGGACGCTGCCGGCCGAGAACGTCTCCAGGGCGGTGCCGGGCGCCACCGAGGCCCTCACCCAGGGGCAGGGTGCCGTGGGGTCCGGGCTGGCCGCCGCGCAGCCGGCCGTCAAGAACGTGCTCGCCAAGGGCCCGACCGCGCCGGTCGCCCGGCTGCTCGGCGGACTGCCGCTGCACCACACCGGTCTGCCCACGCACGGCGTGCCGCTGAACGGGCTCCCGCTCGGCTGA
- a CDS encoding adenosine deaminase: MTSQTAPTGTQPATVPAHVPTPDQIRRAPKVLLHDHLDGGLRPGTVVELAQETGYSGLPETDPDKLGIWFREAADSGSLERYLETFRHTVGVMQTRDALVRVARECAEDLAEDGVVYAEVRYAPEQHLEEGLGLEEVVEAVNEGFRQGERLARENGHRIRVGALLTAMRHAARSLEIAELANRYRDSGVVGFDIAGAEAGHPPTRHLDAFEYLKRENNHFTIHAGEAFGLPSIWQALQWCGADRLGHGVRIIDDIEVHEDGSVSLGRLASYVRDKRIPLELCPSSNLQTGAAPSYAEHPIGLLRRLHFRATVNTDNRLMSHTTMSQEFEHLVEAFGYTLDDMQWFSVNAMKSAFIPFDERLAMINDVIKPGYAELKSEWLFQQTASTSGSVGPKG; this comes from the coding sequence ATGACGAGCCAGACCGCACCGACCGGGACCCAGCCGGCGACCGTCCCGGCGCACGTGCCGACGCCGGACCAGATCCGCCGGGCGCCCAAGGTTCTGCTGCACGATCACCTCGACGGCGGGCTCCGCCCGGGAACCGTCGTCGAACTCGCCCAGGAGACCGGCTACTCCGGCCTGCCGGAGACCGACCCCGACAAGCTGGGCATCTGGTTCCGGGAGGCCGCCGACTCCGGCTCGCTGGAACGGTATCTGGAGACCTTCCGGCACACCGTCGGCGTGATGCAGACCCGGGACGCGCTCGTCCGGGTCGCCCGCGAGTGCGCCGAGGACCTCGCCGAGGACGGGGTCGTCTACGCCGAGGTGCGCTACGCCCCCGAGCAGCACCTCGAGGAGGGGCTCGGCCTCGAAGAGGTCGTCGAGGCCGTCAACGAGGGGTTCCGGCAGGGCGAGCGGCTGGCCAGGGAGAACGGGCACCGGATCCGCGTGGGCGCCCTGCTGACCGCCATGCGGCACGCGGCCCGCTCCCTGGAGATCGCCGAACTCGCCAACCGCTACCGGGACTCGGGCGTCGTCGGCTTCGACATCGCCGGCGCGGAGGCGGGCCATCCGCCCACCCGGCACCTGGACGCCTTCGAGTACCTCAAGCGGGAGAACAACCACTTCACCATCCACGCCGGCGAGGCCTTCGGGCTGCCGTCCATCTGGCAGGCGCTGCAGTGGTGCGGCGCCGACCGGCTGGGGCACGGGGTGCGGATCATCGACGACATCGAGGTCCACGAGGACGGTTCCGTCTCGCTCGGGCGGCTGGCGTCGTACGTCCGCGACAAGCGGATCCCGCTGGAGCTGTGCCCCAGCTCCAACCTGCAGACGGGCGCGGCGCCCTCCTACGCCGAGCACCCCATCGGGCTGCTGCGCCGGCTGCACTTCCGGGCCACGGTGAACACCGACAACCGGCTGATGTCGCACACGACCATGAGCCAGGAATTCGAGCACCTCGTCGAGGCGTTCGGTTACACACTCGACGACATGCAGTGGTTCTCCGTCAATGCGATGAAATCAGCGTTCATTCCTTTCGATGAACGACTCGCGATGATCAATGACGTCATCAAGCCCGGATATGCGGAACTGAAATCCGAATGGCTGTTCCAGCAGACGGCCTCGACCAGCGGTTCTGTCGGCCCGAAAGGCTAG
- a CDS encoding alpha/beta hydrolase: MGQQATPVRTAGLGKAVGPVPTAVSGAVLLLPGGEEVSARRPSPVRTALALRSLGRRLARAGRTEGLAVHPVQYRYRGWNGSEAHPAADAEWAADEVVRRYGDVPVCLVGVDMGGRAALRAGGHEAVNSVVAIAPWLPEEDVAAPAEPVRQLAGRRVLIVHGTNDQRTDPELSFRFAARAKKANREVCRFEVHSDGHGLYGHRDEVACLAVDFVMGALFGHSVSRPVEDALAAPPPIGLRMPLAAGFGKSLKR; this comes from the coding sequence ATGGGACAGCAAGCGACGCCGGTCCGAACGGCCGGGCTGGGGAAGGCGGTCGGACCGGTGCCGACGGCGGTGAGCGGAGCGGTGCTGCTGCTCCCCGGCGGCGAGGAGGTCTCCGCCCGCAGGCCGTCCCCCGTGCGGACGGCGCTCGCCCTGCGCTCCCTGGGCCGCAGGCTCGCCCGCGCGGGCCGGACGGAGGGGCTGGCCGTCCATCCCGTCCAGTACCGGTACCGGGGCTGGAACGGCAGCGAGGCGCATCCGGCGGCGGACGCCGAGTGGGCGGCCGACGAGGTCGTACGGCGCTACGGCGATGTCCCGGTGTGCCTGGTCGGGGTGGACATGGGCGGCCGGGCGGCGCTGCGGGCCGGCGGGCACGAGGCCGTCAACTCGGTGGTGGCGATCGCCCCCTGGCTGCCGGAGGAGGACGTGGCCGCGCCCGCCGAGCCGGTGCGGCAGCTCGCGGGGCGGCGGGTGCTGATCGTGCACGGCACGAACGACCAGCGGACCGATCCCGAGCTGTCGTTCCGGTTCGCCGCGCGGGCGAAGAAGGCGAACCGGGAGGTGTGCCGGTTCGAAGTGCACTCCGACGGACACGGGTTGTACGGGCACCGGGACGAGGTCGCCTGCCTGGCCGTCGATTTCGTGATGGGGGCGCTGTTCGGGCACTCCGTGTCCCGGCCCGTCGAGGACGCGCTGGCGGCTCCGCCGCCGATCGGTCTGCGGATGCCGCTCGCCGCGGGGTTCGGGAAGTCGCTGAAGCGGTAG
- a CDS encoding LysR family transcriptional regulator has protein sequence MAHQRSSQTRLSPNSDTEDMSGMARVLAPRLAYFAGVARTEHVTRAALEMNVPQSTLSRAMARLEQDLGVDLFARHGRTVSLTPAGRTFLTSVERALAEIERAAEEVRADADPASGKVAFGFLHTMGAETVPGLLHAFREDHPRVRFSLVQNYGEAMLERLRAGELDLCLTSPVPDAPDLVARRLDEQKLRLVVPADHRLAARRRVRLAEAAEETFVTLEPGYGLRRIFDSLCREAGFRPRVAFEGEEAETLRGLVAAGLGVALLPPPTVPRPGVVELTVTAPRAVREIGVAWLADRPDTPPVAAFKKFLLSRRGNLLPA, from the coding sequence ATGGCGCATCAGCGAAGCTCACAGACTCGCCTGTCACCGAACAGTGACACAGAAGACATGTCCGGGATGGCGCGGGTGCTGGCGCCGCGCCTCGCGTACTTCGCCGGAGTGGCCCGCACCGAGCACGTCACCCGGGCCGCCCTGGAGATGAACGTCCCCCAGTCCACCCTCTCCCGCGCGATGGCCCGCCTGGAGCAGGACCTGGGCGTCGACCTGTTCGCCCGGCACGGCCGCACGGTCTCCCTGACCCCGGCCGGCCGCACCTTCCTCACCTCCGTCGAACGCGCCCTCGCCGAGATCGAGCGGGCCGCCGAGGAGGTGCGCGCCGACGCCGACCCGGCCAGCGGCAAGGTCGCCTTCGGCTTCCTGCACACCATGGGCGCCGAGACCGTCCCCGGCCTGCTGCACGCCTTCCGCGAGGACCACCCGCGCGTCCGCTTCAGCCTGGTCCAGAACTACGGCGAGGCGATGCTGGAGCGGCTGCGGGCGGGGGAGCTGGACCTCTGCCTGACCTCCCCGGTGCCGGACGCCCCGGACCTGGTCGCCCGCCGCCTGGACGAGCAGAAACTCCGCCTGGTCGTGCCCGCCGACCACCGCCTGGCCGCCCGGCGCCGCGTCCGCCTCGCGGAGGCGGCCGAGGAGACCTTCGTCACCCTGGAACCCGGCTACGGCCTGCGCCGCATCTTCGACTCCCTGTGCCGCGAGGCCGGCTTCCGCCCCAGGGTCGCCTTCGAGGGAGAGGAGGCGGAAACCCTGAGGGGTCTGGTCGCGGCGGGCCTGGGAGTCGCCCTCCTGCCCCCGCCGACGGTTCCGCGGCCGGGGGTCGTGGAACTCACCGTCACGGCCCCCAGGGCGGTCCGCGAGATCGGCGTCGCCTGGCTCGCCGACCGCCCGGACACCCCGCCGGTGGCGGCCTTCAAGAAGTTCCTGCTGTCGAGGAGGGGCAACCTGCTGCCGGCATGA